Proteins co-encoded in one Acanthopagrus latus isolate v.2019 chromosome 10, fAcaLat1.1, whole genome shotgun sequence genomic window:
- the mpdu1b gene encoding mannose-P-dolichol utilization defect 1b, with protein sequence MADKTVLAEGSSFMDPLKGLLLTYLMPESCYDEFFLKVNFLDVPCLKIILSKGLGIGIILGSVLVKLPQILKLVGAKSAEGLSFQSVLLELLAISGTMAYSIANKFPFSAWGEALFLMLQTVAIGFLIQHYRGQTGRGLLFLVVYFGLLVLLLSPVTPMSVVTYMQASNMPAIIIGRLIQAASNYRNGHTGQLSAVSVFLLFAGSLARIFTSLQETGDALMALTYVISSACNGIITLQVLYYWNSSPDSKKKKKKKE encoded by the exons ATGGCGGACAAAACAGTCCTGGCTGAAGGATCCTCTTTTATGGATCCTCTTAAAGGGCTTTTGTTGACATATCTTATGCCCGAGTCGTGTTACGACGAGTTCTTTCTCAAAGTCAACTTTCTGGACG TACCATGTCTGAAGATTATACTGAGCAAAGGCCTGGGTATTGGCATCATCCTGGGATCAGTGTTGG tAAAGCTGCCTCAGATCCTAAAGCTGGTGGGAGCAAAGAGCGCTGAGGGGCTGAGCTTCCAGtctgtgctgctggagctgctggccaTCTCGGGAACAATGGCCTACAGTATCGCCAACAAGTTCCCGTTCAG TGCCTGGGGGGAGGCTCTGTTCCTCATGCTGCAGACAGTCGCCATCGGCTTCCTCATTCAACACTACAGAGGACAAACCGGCAGAG GTCTCCTGTTTCTGGTTGTGTACTTTGGCCTGCTGGTCCTCCTACTGTCTCCAGTCACTCCCATGTCAGTGGTTACCTATATGCAGGCCTCTAACATGCCAGCTATCATTATCGGCAGG CTGATCCAGGCAGCGTCTAACTACCGGAATGGGCACACCGGCCAGCTTTCAGCTGTCTCCGtcttcctgctgtttgctggATCCCTCGCCCGCATCTTCACCTCACTACAG GAAACCGGAGACGCGCTGATGGCCCTCACCTACGTCATTTCCTCCGCCTGTAATGGCATCATCACTCTGCAGGTGCTCTACTACTGGAACAGCTCCCCAGattccaagaagaagaagaaaaagaaggaataa